A stretch of Leucobacter aridicollis DNA encodes these proteins:
- the rsgA gene encoding ribosome small subunit-dependent GTPase A encodes MSWFNVDDEDDAPYGEYADHEVRTRPNPKANRPRTKRRPEHADAVTGMITAVDRGRYTALVPATPAVKGGPKAAPERVVVAARARELRKTAIVIGDRVQLVGDVSGDEGSLSRIVAVEERTTMLRRSADDSDRVERIMVANAEQMLIVVAAANPEPRVRLVDRYLVAAYDAGIQPLICLTKIDLADPEPFLENFAALEVPIFRSAPGAWEDDSPAGVLSQIRETLAGKTTVFVGHSGVGKSTLINALVPEAERATGHVNEVTGRGRHTSSSSVALRAATPGAAAGESGWVIDTPGVRSFGLGHVTSDGILRGFTDLVPLLDACPRGCSHTEEAPDCELDLAIADGRLDALGARRVESLRRLLK; translated from the coding sequence GTGAGCTGGTTCAACGTCGACGACGAGGACGACGCACCCTACGGCGAGTACGCCGATCACGAGGTACGGACGCGGCCGAATCCGAAGGCGAACCGCCCCCGTACGAAGCGTCGCCCCGAGCACGCCGACGCGGTCACCGGGATGATCACCGCCGTCGACCGCGGCAGGTACACGGCGCTCGTGCCCGCGACCCCCGCGGTGAAGGGCGGCCCCAAGGCCGCGCCCGAACGTGTCGTCGTCGCCGCACGCGCGCGCGAACTCCGCAAGACCGCGATCGTCATCGGCGACAGGGTCCAGCTCGTCGGCGACGTCTCCGGCGACGAGGGCAGCCTGTCGCGCATCGTCGCCGTCGAGGAGCGGACCACGATGCTCAGGCGGAGCGCCGACGACAGCGACCGCGTCGAACGGATCATGGTCGCCAACGCGGAGCAGATGCTCATCGTTGTCGCCGCGGCGAACCCCGAGCCGCGCGTGCGCCTCGTCGACCGCTACCTCGTCGCGGCGTACGACGCGGGCATTCAACCGCTCATCTGCCTCACGAAGATCGACCTCGCCGATCCGGAGCCGTTCCTCGAGAACTTCGCCGCCCTCGAGGTGCCCATCTTCCGCTCCGCCCCCGGGGCCTGGGAGGACGACTCCCCCGCCGGCGTGCTCTCGCAGATCCGCGAGACGCTCGCGGGCAAGACCACGGTCTTCGTCGGGCACTCCGGCGTCGGCAAGTCGACGCTCATCAACGCGCTCGTCCCCGAGGCCGAGCGCGCGACCGGCCACGTGAACGAGGTCACCGGCCGCGGCCGCCACACCTCGTCGTCGTCCGTCGCCTTGCGCGCGGCGACGCCGGGCGCAGCTGCCGGCGAATCCGGCTGGGTGATCGACACCCCCGGAGTCCGCTCGTTCGGGCTCGGGCACGTCACGAGCGACGGGATCCTGCGCGGCTTCACCGACCTGGTTCCCCTTCTCGACGCCTGCCCGCGCGGCTGCTCGCACACCGAGGAAGCGCCCGATTGCGAGCTCGACCTCGCAATCGCAGACGGTCGCCTCGACGCGCTCGGCGCCCGCCGCGTCGAATCGCTCCGCCGCCTCCTGAAATAG
- the aroA gene encoding 3-phosphoshikimate 1-carboxyvinyltransferase, whose translation MNRGNDDNGDRSGDVPDDVTEPWAAPTVPTVAPDGGTGSGPDTTREPLNAYVPLPGSKSLTGRELILAALADGPGTLRVPLHSRDTDLMVEALRLLGTDITPLAGKNPYGPDLRVTPAEELTGSTSIDCGLAGTVMRFVPAVAALSLGPVAFDGDPYARKRPMRPVLDALRALGADISDDGRGALPFTVHGGGGLRGGRVEVDASLSSQFVSALLLSAPRFEQGVHVVHTGDRLPSVPHIEMTLEALRARGVEADSPATGEWRVAPGPIRAREITIEPDLSNAAPFLAAALAVGGTVSIPHWPADTTQVGDQLRTLLPEFGGTATLEHGVLTVTGTGRLRGVNIHMPDAGELSPTLVGLAALAAMPRPDGTPGEPSTITGIGHTRHHETDRIAALVAEINRLGGNAEELPDGIGIHPAAMHGGLWQAYADHRIATTGALVGLLVPGVEIDDIASTSKTLPQFPELWRGMLPDADGAEHDGLGLGLDIAAEGAAHGAAIAGTLGRIARGFLEGI comes from the coding sequence ATGAACCGTGGAAACGACGACAACGGCGACCGTTCCGGCGATGTGCCCGACGATGTCACCGAACCTTGGGCTGCCCCGACGGTGCCGACGGTCGCCCCAGACGGCGGCACCGGGTCCGGGCCGGACACCACGCGCGAACCGTTGAATGCCTACGTGCCGCTCCCCGGGTCGAAGTCGCTGACGGGCCGCGAGCTCATCCTCGCCGCCCTCGCAGACGGCCCGGGCACGCTCCGGGTGCCGCTGCACTCCCGCGACACCGACCTCATGGTGGAGGCGCTGCGCCTCCTCGGCACCGACATCACCCCGCTTGCCGGGAAGAACCCCTACGGTCCGGACCTCCGCGTCACCCCGGCCGAGGAGCTCACAGGGTCGACGAGCATCGACTGCGGCCTCGCCGGCACCGTCATGCGGTTCGTGCCAGCCGTCGCCGCGCTCTCGCTCGGCCCAGTCGCATTCGACGGCGATCCCTACGCGCGCAAGCGGCCGATGCGGCCCGTGCTTGACGCGCTCCGCGCGCTCGGCGCAGACATCTCGGACGACGGCCGCGGCGCGCTCCCCTTCACCGTGCACGGCGGCGGGGGCCTCCGCGGCGGGCGGGTCGAGGTTGACGCGTCGCTGTCCAGCCAGTTCGTATCCGCGCTGCTGCTCTCCGCCCCGCGCTTCGAGCAGGGCGTGCACGTCGTCCACACCGGCGACAGGCTGCCGAGCGTGCCGCACATCGAGATGACGCTCGAGGCGCTCCGGGCCCGCGGCGTCGAGGCTGACTCGCCAGCGACCGGCGAATGGCGGGTCGCGCCCGGCCCCATCCGCGCACGCGAGATCACCATCGAGCCCGACCTGTCCAACGCCGCGCCCTTCCTTGCCGCGGCTCTCGCCGTCGGCGGGACGGTCTCGATCCCGCACTGGCCAGCGGACACCACCCAGGTCGGCGACCAGCTGCGGACGTTGCTGCCCGAATTCGGCGGGACCGCAACTCTCGAGCACGGCGTACTTACAGTCACGGGAACCGGGCGGCTGCGCGGCGTGAACATCCACATGCCCGACGCGGGCGAGCTTTCGCCCACCCTCGTCGGGCTCGCTGCGCTCGCCGCGATGCCACGGCCAGACGGGACGCCGGGTGAGCCGAGCACCATCACCGGCATCGGCCACACGCGGCACCACGAGACCGACCGCATCGCGGCCCTCGTCGCCGAGATCAACCGCCTCGGCGGCAACGCTGAGGAGCTGCCGGACGGGATCGGGATCCACCCCGCTGCCATGCACGGCGGGCTGTGGCAGGCCTACGCCGACCACCGGATCGCGACAACCGGCGCGCTCGTCGGCTTGCTCGTGCCCGGCGTCGAGATCGACGACATCGCCAGCACCTCGAAGACGCTCCCCCAGTTCCCCGAGCTCTGGCGCGGCATGCTGCCAGACGCCGACGGCGCGGAGCACGACGGACTGGGCCTCGGGCTCGACATCGCCGCGGAAGGCGCCGCTCACGGGGCCGCGATCGCCGGCACGCTCGGGCGCATCGCCCGCGGCTTCCTCGAAGGGATCTGA
- a CDS encoding GntP family permease, which yields MDLQLLAALIVGVAAIILIILKTRLDAFPALLIGAIVTGLVAGVAPVELVGLMTAGFGNTLASIGIVIGLGVALGKLMEVTGAADALARAFVKLFGKGREALAMTMTGSVVSIPVFCDSGYVMLHPLARSLARRTQQGVVVLSLALAGGLVLSHTLVPPTPGPLAVAGLLGVDLGVMFLVGIPFIIVLVPVVLLFARIMGNKLEPFRDPSMFALEDEEANTRPVIGAFRAALPIVVPILLIVSNTASKALFPGTSIEAVTSFIGAPAIALLIGLVLGAYTLPQRGTERKEVVGWLSEAAASGGLIIFITGAGGAFANVLTESGVGSNLADGVGMLPLPLFLIPFLVASVLRVAQGSGTVAMITAATLAVPLVEAGTLNPVLAAMASACGAFLFSHFNDSFFWVVTKFAGLSGTKAMKAWSGMTTTIWVATIPLLFILWAIVG from the coding sequence GTGGACCTGCAACTGCTTGCCGCGCTCATCGTTGGCGTGGCTGCGATCATTCTCATCATTCTGAAGACCCGCCTCGACGCGTTCCCCGCGCTGCTCATCGGCGCGATCGTCACCGGCCTGGTCGCAGGCGTTGCCCCCGTCGAGCTCGTCGGATTGATGACCGCAGGCTTCGGAAACACGCTCGCGAGCATCGGCATTGTCATCGGGCTCGGCGTCGCGCTCGGCAAGCTCATGGAGGTCACCGGTGCCGCCGACGCGCTCGCACGCGCCTTTGTGAAGCTCTTCGGCAAGGGGCGCGAAGCCCTCGCCATGACGATGACGGGCTCGGTCGTCTCGATCCCCGTGTTCTGTGACAGCGGCTACGTGATGCTGCACCCGCTCGCGCGTTCGCTCGCACGCCGAACGCAACAGGGCGTCGTGGTGCTGTCGCTGGCGCTCGCGGGCGGTCTCGTGCTCAGCCACACCCTGGTCCCGCCGACCCCGGGGCCTCTCGCGGTCGCCGGCCTGCTCGGCGTCGATCTCGGCGTGATGTTCCTCGTCGGCATTCCGTTCATCATTGTGCTCGTCCCGGTCGTGCTGTTGTTCGCTCGAATCATGGGCAACAAGCTCGAGCCCTTCCGCGACCCGAGCATGTTCGCGCTTGAGGACGAAGAGGCAAACACGCGCCCCGTCATCGGCGCGTTCCGGGCGGCGCTGCCGATCGTCGTGCCGATCCTTCTCATCGTGTCGAACACCGCCTCGAAGGCGCTGTTCCCCGGGACCTCGATCGAGGCCGTGACGAGCTTCATTGGCGCGCCCGCGATCGCGCTGCTCATTGGCCTCGTGCTCGGCGCGTACACGCTGCCGCAGCGCGGCACCGAGCGCAAGGAGGTCGTCGGGTGGCTGAGCGAGGCTGCTGCATCGGGCGGACTCATCATCTTCATCACCGGCGCGGGCGGCGCGTTCGCGAACGTGCTCACCGAGTCGGGCGTCGGCAGCAACCTCGCTGACGGAGTCGGCATGCTCCCGCTTCCGCTGTTCCTCATCCCGTTCCTCGTCGCGAGCGTGCTCCGCGTCGCGCAGGGCTCGGGCACCGTGGCGATGATTACCGCGGCGACGCTCGCCGTGCCGCTCGTCGAGGCTGGCACGCTCAACCCCGTGCTCGCGGCGATGGCATCCGCCTGTGGCGCGTTCCTGTTCTCGCACTTCAACGACTCGTTCTTCTGGGTCGTGACGAAGTTTGCGGGTCTCTCGGGTACGAAGGCGATGAAGGCCTGGAGCGGGATGACGACAACCATCTGGGTCGCGACGATCCCGCTGCTGTTTATCCTCTGGGCTATCGTCGGCTAA
- a CDS encoding four-carbon acid sugar kinase family protein, with product MTTSNPVLVIADDLTGANASGARFARAGLRSATVTSKALDGPIPGFDALIVTTDSRHTSAADAATRVRAAVEAIPGAELVVKRTDTTLRGNVSAEVAAVLDAVRAAHPGERVRGLVVPAYPTSGRTTVDGVQLLDGRPLEQTELRYDVHNPMTTSIVADILSAQRQLSSRHVSLRTVLGAALTEALIAGDEDLVICDALDDAHIQLIAAAAAQATREHGVRWVTVDPGPAGAFLARALELGTPERADEPPLLAVIGSVTDLSMTQAEYLAQSELVRVLEVDSLRLAGEREGQPGAGDPVGELADELRQLIETSAFPEQILMRVQPPAVGGHLSPAGRERLPGLLAAVVLRALETAPVAGVYSSGGDITAAILDAAGIRAFEVIGEVIPLAVYGTAIGGTLDGVAVVTKGGLIGTEVTAEACMNQLRTLAERTFARADR from the coding sequence TTGACTACTTCGAATCCCGTCCTCGTGATCGCGGACGACCTCACTGGCGCGAACGCGTCTGGGGCGCGCTTCGCCCGGGCCGGTCTCCGGTCGGCGACGGTGACGTCGAAGGCGCTCGACGGGCCGATCCCTGGCTTCGACGCGCTCATCGTGACGACCGACAGCCGGCATACGTCCGCCGCCGACGCGGCGACCAGGGTACGTGCCGCCGTCGAGGCGATCCCGGGCGCGGAGCTGGTGGTCAAGCGCACCGATACGACCCTGCGTGGGAACGTCTCGGCGGAGGTCGCCGCGGTGCTCGACGCGGTACGCGCTGCACACCCGGGTGAGCGCGTGCGTGGGCTTGTCGTGCCCGCCTATCCGACATCCGGTCGGACGACGGTTGACGGCGTGCAGCTGCTCGACGGGCGGCCGCTCGAGCAGACCGAACTGCGGTACGACGTGCACAATCCGATGACGACCTCGATCGTCGCGGACATCCTGTCCGCGCAGCGTCAGCTGAGCTCGCGGCACGTGTCGCTGCGCACCGTTCTCGGCGCGGCGCTCACGGAGGCGCTCATCGCGGGCGACGAGGATCTCGTCATTTGCGACGCACTCGACGACGCGCACATCCAACTCATCGCCGCTGCCGCCGCGCAGGCGACGCGGGAACACGGGGTCCGCTGGGTGACCGTGGACCCCGGTCCCGCTGGCGCGTTTCTCGCGCGAGCGCTTGAGCTCGGCACGCCCGAGCGGGCGGACGAGCCGCCGCTGCTCGCCGTCATCGGGAGTGTCACCGACCTCTCGATGACGCAGGCGGAGTACCTCGCGCAGAGCGAACTCGTCCGCGTGCTCGAGGTCGACTCGCTGCGGCTCGCGGGGGAGCGCGAGGGCCAGCCGGGAGCGGGCGATCCCGTCGGCGAGCTCGCCGACGAGCTGCGGCAGCTCATCGAGACGAGCGCGTTTCCCGAGCAAATCCTCATGCGCGTGCAGCCGCCAGCGGTCGGCGGCCACCTGTCGCCTGCGGGGCGCGAACGGTTGCCCGGGCTGCTCGCGGCGGTGGTGCTCCGCGCCCTCGAGACGGCGCCCGTCGCCGGCGTGTACAGCAGCGGCGGCGACATCACCGCGGCGATCCTCGATGCCGCGGGAATTCGCGCGTTCGAGGTCATCGGCGAGGTCATCCCGCTCGCCGTCTACGGCACCGCGATCGGCGGCACGCTCGATGGGGTGGCCGTCGTCACCAAGGGCGGCCTCATCGGCACCGAAGTTACTGCCGAGGCCTGCATGAACCAGCTCCGCACCCTCGCGGAACGCACCTTTGCGCGGGCGGATCGCTAG
- the pdxA gene encoding 4-hydroxythreonine-4-phosphate dehydrogenase PdxA has protein sequence MTRHTLALTLGDPAGIGPEIAVQAVLNAAGPAGPARAVIVGDPVSVTAALTVLGLDATVRTVASWDELPAEEAGVIDVFDIGVLGDEPVAWGEISARAGASAVRAIEVATQAALDGKVAGIVTAPINKEAIWAAGSEHLGHTEMLAELTGSSRSNTMFVARGKKIFFATRHVSLRGALERISTELEVDAIDEALRALKVYGTDEPRLAVAAINPHGGENGKFGTEEIDFIRPAVAEMQERGHNVVGPIPADSVFHQLFTDRYDAVLSQYHDQGHIPAKTIDFNGTISVTVGLPILRTSVDHGTAFDIAGKAIADPGTMISAYLSGAEFAPFAGRIREDFNR, from the coding sequence ATGACCCGTCACACACTCGCACTCACCCTCGGTGATCCCGCAGGCATCGGCCCGGAGATCGCCGTCCAGGCGGTGCTCAACGCCGCGGGCCCCGCGGGCCCGGCGCGCGCCGTCATCGTCGGCGACCCGGTCTCGGTGACGGCCGCACTCACCGTGCTCGGGCTCGACGCAACGGTGCGCACGGTCGCGTCGTGGGACGAGCTGCCAGCCGAGGAGGCCGGGGTGATCGACGTGTTCGACATCGGCGTGCTCGGCGACGAGCCGGTGGCCTGGGGTGAGATCTCGGCACGCGCCGGCGCCTCCGCGGTGCGCGCCATCGAGGTGGCCACCCAGGCCGCCCTCGACGGCAAGGTCGCGGGTATCGTCACCGCGCCCATTAACAAGGAAGCCATCTGGGCGGCCGGAAGCGAGCACCTCGGCCACACCGAGATGCTCGCCGAGCTCACCGGATCCTCGCGCTCGAACACGATGTTCGTCGCGCGGGGCAAGAAGATCTTCTTCGCCACCCGCCACGTGTCGCTGCGCGGCGCGCTCGAGCGGATCAGCACGGAGCTTGAGGTGGACGCGATCGACGAGGCGCTGCGCGCACTCAAGGTCTACGGCACCGACGAGCCCCGCCTCGCGGTCGCAGCGATCAACCCGCACGGCGGCGAGAACGGCAAGTTTGGTACCGAAGAGATCGACTTCATCCGCCCCGCCGTCGCCGAGATGCAGGAGCGCGGCCACAACGTCGTCGGGCCGATCCCGGCGGACTCGGTCTTCCACCAGCTGTTCACGGACCGCTACGACGCGGTGCTCTCGCAGTACCACGATCAGGGACACATTCCGGCGAAGACGATCGACTTCAACGGGACGATCTCGGTGACGGTGGGCCTGCCGATCCTCCGCACGTCGGTCGACCACGGCACCGCATTCGACATCGCGGGCAAGGCAATCGCCGACCCCGGCACGATGATCTCCGCCTACCTGTCGGGCGCGGAGTTCGCGCCGTTCGCCGGCCGCATCCGTGAGGACTTCAACCGATAG
- a CDS encoding DeoR/GlpR family DNA-binding transcription regulator: MGETPALRGEYQHTKRRRERLVELVEAGSGSENVHALADELDVSVSTVRRDLAHLEADGKLARTYGGAMGAGRLDRSWQVKSTEHQDRKQEIARYAATKVARGMTVLLDSGTTVAEAAAILGTRPDTHLVTNGLSSLLALADSDADVTVLGGRLRRPSESIIGAATLQMLQHLTVDVGFLGAEALHPTRGLNCPEMDQALVKQLMSTNSKRTWVLVDSSKLEREAPFSYWAPVAAGCGVITDSRATDAQLAPFRDGGWIVEIAPA, encoded by the coding sequence ATGGGGGAGACGCCCGCGCTCCGCGGAGAGTACCAGCACACGAAACGACGGCGCGAACGCCTCGTCGAGCTCGTTGAGGCTGGCTCGGGCAGCGAGAACGTGCACGCCCTTGCCGACGAGCTCGACGTCTCGGTGTCAACGGTGCGGCGCGACCTCGCTCACCTTGAAGCCGACGGCAAGCTCGCGCGCACCTACGGCGGGGCCATGGGGGCCGGACGGCTCGACCGATCCTGGCAGGTGAAGTCGACCGAGCACCAGGATCGGAAGCAGGAGATCGCGCGCTATGCCGCGACGAAGGTTGCGCGCGGCATGACCGTGCTCCTCGACTCGGGAACGACGGTCGCGGAGGCCGCCGCGATCCTGGGCACCCGGCCAGACACCCACCTCGTGACGAACGGACTGAGCTCGCTGCTCGCGCTCGCCGATTCGGATGCGGACGTCACGGTGCTCGGGGGTCGGCTGCGCCGCCCGAGCGAGTCAATCATCGGAGCGGCGACGCTGCAGATGCTCCAGCACCTCACCGTGGACGTCGGCTTCCTGGGTGCCGAAGCCCTCCACCCGACGCGCGGACTCAACTGCCCCGAGATGGACCAGGCGCTCGTGAAGCAGCTCATGTCGACGAACTCGAAGCGGACCTGGGTGCTCGTCGACTCCAGCAAACTCGAGCGGGAGGCCCCGTTCTCCTATTGGGCCCCGGTTGCCGCGGGCTGTGGCGTCATCACCGACTCGCGCGCAACCGATGCCCAGCTCGCGCCTTTCAGAGACGGCGGATGGATCGTCGAGATCGCACCGGCATAG
- a CDS encoding sigma-70 family RNA polymerase sigma factor: MTSNEQAAGGDLQARFADEALPLLDQLFGAAMKMTRNQQDAQDLVQETFLKAFQAFASFEQGTNLKAWLYRIMTNSYINTYRKKQRQPFLGAVEELEDWQLGGAESTTAMASQSAEAEAIDRTPDSVVTTALNDLAEDFRMAVYLADVEGFSYQEIADIQGVPIGTVMSRLHRGRAKLRQVLGEYAREQGVGLDRADTATQTSTKKGAAR, from the coding sequence GTGACTAGCAATGAGCAGGCGGCGGGCGGCGACCTTCAGGCGCGCTTCGCCGACGAGGCGTTGCCGCTGCTTGACCAGCTCTTCGGCGCCGCCATGAAGATGACGCGGAACCAGCAGGACGCGCAGGACCTCGTGCAGGAGACCTTCTTGAAGGCGTTCCAGGCATTCGCGTCCTTTGAGCAGGGCACGAACCTGAAGGCGTGGCTGTATCGCATCATGACGAACAGCTACATCAACACGTATCGCAAGAAGCAGCGCCAGCCGTTTCTCGGCGCCGTGGAGGAGCTCGAGGACTGGCAGCTCGGCGGCGCAGAGTCGACCACGGCTATGGCGTCGCAGTCGGCCGAGGCCGAGGCGATCGACCGCACCCCGGATTCGGTCGTCACGACCGCCCTCAACGACCTCGCCGAAGACTTCAGGATGGCCGTCTATCTCGCCGACGTTGAGGGCTTCAGCTATCAGGAGATCGCCGACATCCAGGGCGTGCCGATCGGCACCGTGATGAGCCGACTGCACCGTGGGCGAGCAAAGCTCCGTCAGGTGCTCGGGGAATACGCCAGGGAACAGGGCGTTGGACTTGATAGAGCCGACACGGCAACACAGACATCAACCAAGAAGGGAGCCGCGCGATGA
- a CDS encoding YbaK/EbsC family protein — MSIDTVRADLLAQGWTGTILEFAESSATVELAAQQAGTEPARIAKTLAFASTTDEPGAILVVAAGDAKVNGGMFKREFRAKPSMLKFDDVERLTGHPVGGVCPFANPDEARVYLDASLRRFETVFPAAGSAHSAVELTIAELEELSDALGWVDVCTGWRDEE, encoded by the coding sequence ATGAGCATCGACACCGTGCGCGCCGACCTACTGGCGCAGGGCTGGACGGGCACCATTCTCGAGTTTGCCGAGTCGAGTGCGACGGTCGAGCTCGCCGCGCAGCAGGCCGGCACCGAGCCCGCGCGCATCGCGAAGACGCTCGCGTTCGCGAGTACCACCGACGAGCCCGGCGCGATCCTTGTCGTCGCCGCGGGCGACGCGAAGGTCAACGGCGGCATGTTCAAGCGCGAGTTCCGCGCGAAGCCGAGCATGCTGAAGTTCGATGACGTCGAGCGGCTGACCGGGCACCCGGTCGGCGGGGTGTGCCCGTTCGCGAACCCCGACGAGGCACGCGTCTACCTCGACGCATCGCTCAGGCGTTTCGAGACGGTGTTTCCGGCCGCGGGCAGCGCGCACTCAGCGGTCGAACTCACGATTGCCGAGCTCGAGGAGCTCAGCGACGCGCTCGGCTGGGTCGACGTCTGCACCGGCTGGCGCGACGAGGAGTAA
- a CDS encoding ABC transporter ATP-binding protein, with amino-acid sequence MNDHTPAATWTGSTPWTGQLNLPDAAQRASEAGHPLVQLTDVSKEFRTPARKLFERGQVVRALDGASLTIERGESVAIVGESGSGKTTLIRQLLGLSKPTAGTVRFAGRDVDARSGDLGWLRRRTGLVFQDPYSSFNPRRTIEQSVSESLEGAQIPGDHGAMVRAVLERVGLPASAATRYPDAFSGGQRQRIAVARAIVHGPELLVGDEPVSALDVLVRARVLGLLAELRAEFGLTLVTITHDLGIVPQLAERTIVMQGGRIVEDGPTAELLDAPTHPYTQELVASRLRLPDTTWRGSAGAPPSGG; translated from the coding sequence ATGAACGACCACACGCCAGCCGCCACGTGGACGGGCAGCACCCCGTGGACCGGGCAGCTGAACCTCCCCGACGCGGCGCAGCGCGCGAGCGAGGCCGGTCACCCGCTCGTGCAGCTCACCGACGTCTCGAAAGAGTTCCGCACTCCCGCTCGCAAGCTGTTCGAGCGCGGCCAGGTCGTGCGCGCGCTCGACGGCGCCTCGCTCACGATCGAGCGCGGCGAGAGCGTCGCGATCGTTGGGGAATCAGGATCGGGCAAGACCACGCTCATCCGGCAGCTCCTCGGCCTGAGCAAGCCGACTGCCGGCACCGTCCGCTTCGCGGGGCGCGACGTCGACGCGAGATCGGGCGATCTGGGCTGGCTGCGCCGCCGCACCGGCCTCGTGTTCCAGGATCCGTACTCGTCGTTCAACCCGCGACGCACCATCGAGCAATCGGTTTCGGAGTCGCTCGAAGGCGCCCAGATTCCAGGCGACCACGGCGCCATGGTGCGCGCCGTGTTGGAGCGCGTCGGGCTGCCTGCGAGCGCCGCAACGCGCTACCCCGACGCGTTCTCGGGCGGGCAGCGGCAGCGCATCGCCGTCGCCCGCGCGATCGTGCACGGGCCTGAGCTGCTCGTCGGCGACGAGCCCGTCAGCGCGCTCGACGTGCTGGTGCGCGCACGCGTGCTGGGCCTCCTCGCCGAGCTGCGAGCCGAGTTCGGGCTCACGCTCGTGACGATCACGCACGATCTCGGCATCGTCCCGCAGCTGGCGGAGCGCACGATCGTGATGCAGGGCGGCAGGATCGTCGAGGACGGCCCCACCGCCGAGCTCCTCGACGCCCCGACGCATCCGTACACGCAGGAGCTCGTCGCCTCGCGGCTGCGACTTCCAGACACCACCTGGCGCGGCTCGGCCGGCGCCCCACCGAGCGGAGGATAG
- a CDS encoding ATP-binding cassette domain-containing protein: MNDTQSGPETGATELVVEDLRVAIGGTEILHGVSFSLEAGERLGIIGGSGSGKTMTALAIAGLLPREATVSGSVRANGRELLGLTDRELAAIRGDRIGMVFQEPKTALSPFRRLGVQMTEALALHYHLGRDQRREAALRLARQVGLRDPERIVRAYPHEVSGGQRQRAAIAAAISASPGLLLADEPTTALDVTVQRGILELFTEITDRDECSLVCITHDIAVVNQVAERVLVFADGQIVEQGSVREILERPAHAVTQALIAAAGGEAA, translated from the coding sequence GTGAACGACACGCAATCCGGCCCGGAAACCGGCGCCACCGAACTCGTCGTCGAGGATCTCCGAGTCGCCATCGGCGGCACCGAGATCCTGCACGGCGTCAGCTTCAGCCTCGAGGCCGGCGAGCGTCTCGGGATCATCGGCGGCTCCGGCTCCGGCAAGACGATGACGGCGCTCGCGATCGCGGGGCTCCTCCCCCGCGAGGCCACCGTGAGCGGCTCAGTGCGCGCGAACGGGCGCGAGCTCCTTGGGCTGACCGACAGGGAGCTCGCGGCAATCCGCGGCGACCGCATCGGCATGGTGTTCCAGGAGCCCAAGACCGCGCTGAGCCCGTTCCGCAGACTCGGCGTCCAGATGACCGAGGCGCTCGCACTCCACTACCACCTCGGGCGCGACCAGCGGCGCGAGGCGGCCCTCCGGCTGGCGCGGCAGGTCGGGCTCCGCGACCCTGAACGCATCGTGCGCGCCTACCCGCACGAGGTGTCTGGTGGCCAGCGACAGCGCGCCGCGATCGCCGCAGCGATCTCGGCGTCGCCCGGGCTGCTGCTCGCCGACGAGCCGACGACCGCGCTCGACGTGACCGTGCAGCGCGGAATCCTCGAGCTCTTCACCGAGATCACCGACCGCGACGAGTGCTCGCTCGTCTGCATCACGCACGACATCGCGGTCGTGAATCAGGTCGCCGAGCGCGTGCTCGTATTCGCCGACGGGCAGATCGTCGAACAGGGCAGCGTGCGCGAGATTCTCGAGCGCCCCGCCCACGCGGTCACGCAGGCCCTGATCGCAGCGGCAGGAGGGGAAGCGGCATGA